In Notamacropus eugenii isolate mMacEug1 chromosome 1, mMacEug1.pri_v2, whole genome shotgun sequence, one genomic interval encodes:
- the KLHL40 gene encoding kelch-like protein 40: MAQSLDQIEEQRLYQQTLLQDGLKDMLDHRKFLDCVVKVKDQEFPCHRLVLAACSPYFRALFLKDSEGIQEISLEEVSPEVMGKVLHYLYTSEIDLNEDNVQDLFAAANLFQIPSIFTICVSFLQKRLCLANCLAVFRLGLMLDCARLAVAARDFICDRFPLISRDQDFYGLSANELIAVISSDSLNVEKEEVVFEAVMKWASTGDDREARLQALPTVFESIRFRLLPRDYLESRVEKHPLVRARPELLRKIQMVKDSHEGKMTVLKRKKKREEISGKERAGMVNGVDTGRPSGKVKKAGEKEAEEADDDDTIIPGILNDTMRFGMFLQDLIFMISDTGAVAYDPGTNECYFASLSTQIPKNHVSLVTKENQIFVAGGLFYNEDNKEDPMSSYFLQFDHLDSEWMGMPPLPSPRCLFGLGEAENSIFVVGGKELKEGEQSLDSVMCYDRLSFKWGESDPLPYVVYGHAVVSYMDLIYVIGGKGSDRKCLNKTYVYDPKKFEWKELAPMQNARSLFGATVHDGKIYVVAGVTNTGLTSSSEVYNIADNKWEPFLAFPQERSSLSLVSLAGTLYSIGGYATLETESGELVPTELNDIWRYDEEGKKWEGVLREIPYAASATFLPVRLNVLRLTKM, encoded by the exons ATGGCCCAGAGTTTGGACCAAATAGAAGAACAGAGACTCTACCAGCAGACCCTCCTCCAGGATGGATTGAAGGACATGTTAGACCATCGCAAATTCTTGGACTGTGTTGTGAAGGTGAAGGACCAGGAGTTCCCATGTCACCGGCTGGTCTTAGCTGCCTGTAGCCCTTACTTTCGTGCCTTGTTCCTCAAGGACTCAGAAGGGATCCAGGAGATCAGTTTGGAGGAGGTTTCTCCAGAAGTGATGGGCAAGGTCCTACATTACCTCTACACTTCAGAGATTGATCTCAATGAGGACAATGTTCAGGACCTTTTTGCTGCAGCCAATCTTTTCCAGATTCCATCCATTTTCACCATCTGTGTTTCCTTCTTGCAGAAGCGTCTCTGCCTCGCCAATTGCCTGGCAGTCTTCCGTCTTGGCCTCATGCTGGACTGTGCCCGGCTGGCCGTGGCTGCCCGTGACTTCATCTGTGACCGCTTCCCTCTTATTTCTCGTGACCAAGATTTCTACGGCCTCTCTGCCAATGAGCTCATTGCTGTCATCTCTAGTGACAGCCTCAACGTGGAGAAGGAGGAGGTTGTCTTTGAGGCTGTAATGAAGTGGGCTAGCACCGGGGATGACCGGGAGGCCCGGCTCCAGGCCCTGCCCACTGTCTTTGAGAGCATCCGCTTCCGACTTCTGCCTCGAGACTACCTTGAAAGTAGAGTGGAAAAGCACCCACTGGTGAGGGCTCGGCCTGAGCTACTCCGCAAGATTCAGATGGTCAAGGATTCCCATGAAGGAAAGATGACCGttctaaagaggaagaagaagagagaagagatatctgGAAAAGAAAGAGCCGGGATGGTCAATGGAGTAGATACAGGAAGGCCCTCTGGGAAAGTGAAGAAAGCTGGGGAGAAGGAAGCAGAAGAGGCCGATGATGATGACACCATCATCCCTGGGATCCTCAATGACACCATGCGCTTTGGGATGTTCCTACAGGATCTAATCTTCATGATCAGTGACACAGGGGCTGTGGCCTATGACCCTGGGACCAATGAGTGCTACTTTGCTTCCCTGTCCACTCAGATTCCCAAGAACCATGTCAGCCTTGTGACCAAAGAGAACCAGATCTTTGTGGCTGGGGGCCTTTTCTACAATGAGGACAATAAGGAGGACCCTATGAGTTCTTACTTCCTACAG TTTGACCACCTGGATTCGGAGTGGATGGGCATGCCACCCCTACCTTCCCCACGTTGTCTGTTTGGCTTGGGCGAGGCTGAGAATTCCATCTTCGTCGTGGGTGGTAAAGAGCTCAAGGAGGGAGAGCAGAGCCTGGACTCAGTGATGTGCTATGACCGGCT aTCATTTAAATGGGGTGAGTCAGACCCGCTGCCTTATGTGGTGTATGGCCATGCTGTGGTGTCCTACATGGACCTCATCTACGTAATCGGGGGCAAAGGAAGCGACCG GAAGTGCTTGAATAAGACCTATGTCTATGACCCCAAGAAGTTTGAGTGGAAGGAGCTGGCCCCCATGCAGAATGCCCGCTCCCTCTTTGGGGCCACAGTCCATGATGGCAAGATTTATGTGGTAGCTGGAGTCACCAACACAGGGCTGACCAGCTCATCGGAAGTGTACAACATAGCAGATAACAA GTGGGAGCCATTTTTGGCCTTTCCCCAGGAACGTAGCTCACTCAGTCTTGTTAGCCTGGCTGGGACTCTCTACTCCATTGGGGGCTATGCTACCttggaaactgagtcaggagagcTGGTGCCTACAGAGCTTAATGACATATGGAG GTatgatgaagaaggaaagaaatgggaaggagTCCTGAGGGAGATTCCCTACGCAGCCAGCGCCACCTTCCTGCCTGTCCGGCTCAACGTTCTGAGGTTGACAAAGATGTGA